In Tolypothrix sp. PCC 7712, a genomic segment contains:
- a CDS encoding DUF4058 family protein, producing the protein MPSPFPGMDPYLEGYLWSDVHNALASKIRTFLVPQLRPKYAARLEVYVVEDISPSSEIGILYPDVKVLQIRQRRDVTPTTPTSNIATTPAPLTLPVIQPVEVRIPTVEIRDTANNVLVSCIEILSPVNKREPGLTEYRKKRQRLYNANVHLIEIDLLRRGNRPFNHPRLPDVPYLITLTRAGSGVIDLWPVTLQDTLPTIPVPLREGDPDAVLELQAVLNAIYDEAGYDLSIDYTQSPPPPALSDTDTEWMYKRLGKSSL; encoded by the coding sequence ATGCCTTCCCCGTTCCCCGGTATGGACCCATATCTTGAAGGCTACCTGTGGAGTGACGTACACAATGCCCTTGCTAGTAAAATTCGTACCTTCCTCGTCCCACAGCTGCGTCCCAAATATGCCGCACGGCTGGAAGTATATGTTGTGGAAGATATTTCCCCTTCAAGTGAAATTGGTATTTTGTACCCAGATGTCAAGGTATTGCAGATAAGACAACGCCGCGACGTAACTCCGACTACCCCCACATCGAATATTGCCACAACCCCCGCACCACTAACGCTTCCAGTTATCCAACCAGTCGAAGTCCGCATCCCCACAGTCGAAATTCGGGATACTGCTAATAACGTACTGGTAAGCTGTATCGAAATTCTTTCCCCCGTAAACAAACGCGAACCCGGTTTAACTGAGTACCGTAAGAAACGCCAGCGTTTATATAATGCCAACGTCCATCTAATTGAAATAGACTTGCTGCGCCGGGGAAATCGACCATTTAACCACCCCCGCCTTCCAGATGTTCCCTACTTGATCACCTTAACGCGGGCTGGGTCTGGAGTAATTGATCTGTGGCCTGTGACGTTACAAGATACTCTCCCGACGATACCCGTTCCCCTGCGCGAAGGCGACCCCGATGCTGTACTGGAGTTGCAAGCCGTGCTGAATGCTATCTATGACGAAGCTGGGTATGATTTATCGATAGACTACACCCAATCTCCACCCCCACCAGCATTGAGTGATACGGATACTGAGTGGATGTACAAACGGTTAGGTAAATCTTCTTTGTAG
- a CDS encoding DUF6932 family protein, giving the protein MIPEFDENGNLPPGVHFGEWQEFKDRFGYTPTRAKMISGLEELMKQLKAAECRTIYINGSFVTNKIDPGDFDCCWDRDDVNIDYLRQNAPLILKYYDSAAQKAKYKGEIYPSDQPVDESTISIEFFQRDRKQNRKGIVAINLLEWEP; this is encoded by the coding sequence ATGATTCCTGAGTTTGATGAAAACGGTAATCTACCACCAGGGGTACATTTTGGCGAGTGGCAGGAGTTTAAAGACAGGTTTGGGTACACACCTACAAGAGCCAAAATGATTTCAGGTTTAGAAGAGTTAATGAAACAGCTAAAAGCAGCAGAATGCCGTACAATTTACATCAATGGCAGTTTTGTGACAAATAAAATCGACCCAGGAGATTTTGATTGTTGCTGGGACAGAGACGATGTAAATATAGATTACCTCAGACAAAATGCACCACTAATATTAAAATATTATGACAGTGCAGCACAGAAAGCTAAGTATAAAGGGGAAATTTATCCATCCGACCAACCCGTGGATGAGTCTACAATATCAATAGAGTTTTTTCAGCGCGATAGAAAACAAAATCGTAAGGGTATTGTAGCTATTAACTTATTGGAGTGGGAGCCATGA
- a CDS encoding relaxase/mobilization nuclease domain-containing protein — protein MIGNITKGNGFYGCVAYVLGKTSARLINTNMAGETPTQLAWEFRSFANKNPRVQKPVLHLSFSPAPGDRSLDEWELCQIAEDLREGLKLSNNQFILVQHNDAEYDGQVRPHAHMVINRVSYDGECNDDYLDYYRTEKILRQIEKNYDLIIQPSSWEVDKKKAYPKHVQQAEESGNQNIVERLQKQIEQAAVDNPAMPVFVARLLKENIQVDCKFTRTGKLKGISYCLDGQPFKGGDLGKLYTHVGIREHLKVSYQEEYRYPIESLIESYKRGRTIDDKRINYLESWIEWNFKQDSSSDGASEETATIEVLSTQYHSTANLEPVLEEVPTIANEPFAKKQTVVISPPSSPTTVETTQNQEFKEVPALITVKDDNGILLGVAAEPSALSQEKPTEQQPDIAEQIARMREIAPIVAEYLLVLNSTAFKGNKYSAIIENNQLTLIRNSDGIQVMKASYTSEEWQPVEPPQLGDEDITQLQKLIPVIQQLKNKHQEVSLAEI, from the coding sequence GTGATTGGCAACATCACCAAGGGAAATGGCTTTTACGGTTGTGTAGCCTACGTCCTCGGCAAAACTTCGGCGCGGCTGATCAATACTAATATGGCAGGAGAAACACCCACCCAACTTGCTTGGGAGTTTCGCTCCTTTGCCAATAAAAACCCCAGAGTCCAAAAACCTGTACTGCACCTATCGTTTAGTCCGGCCCCCGGTGATAGAAGCCTGGACGAATGGGAATTATGCCAAATAGCGGAAGATTTACGAGAGGGGTTGAAACTGTCGAACAACCAATTTATTTTGGTGCAGCATAACGATGCGGAATATGACGGGCAAGTTCGACCCCACGCACATATGGTAATTAACCGGGTATCCTACGATGGCGAGTGCAATGACGATTATTTAGACTATTACCGTACAGAAAAAATCTTGCGTCAAATAGAAAAAAATTACGATTTAATTATTCAACCGTCCAGTTGGGAAGTCGATAAGAAAAAGGCTTACCCTAAACACGTACAACAAGCTGAAGAATCTGGAAACCAAAATATAGTTGAACGGTTGCAAAAGCAGATTGAACAAGCCGCAGTAGATAATCCTGCAATGCCAGTATTTGTAGCCCGATTGTTAAAAGAAAATATCCAAGTAGATTGCAAGTTTACCCGTACTGGTAAGCTCAAAGGGATAAGCTACTGCTTGGATGGACAGCCGTTTAAAGGTGGGGATTTGGGGAAATTATATACTCATGTTGGCATCCGGGAACATTTAAAAGTTAGCTATCAAGAAGAATATCGATATCCAATTGAGTCGCTAATTGAAAGTTACAAACGCGGGCGAACAATTGACGATAAGCGGATTAATTATCTGGAAAGTTGGATTGAATGGAATTTTAAACAAGATTCTTCATCCGATGGAGCATCAGAAGAAACAGCAACTATCGAAGTATTAAGTACACAATATCATTCAACAGCAAACTTGGAGCCAGTACTTGAAGAAGTTCCAACAATAGCAAATGAACCGTTCGCTAAAAAACAAACTGTGGTAATATCGCCACCTTCATCCCCTACAACAGTTGAAACGACGCAAAACCAAGAATTTAAAGAAGTACCAGCACTTATAACTGTTAAAGACGATAACGGAATTCTTCTTGGCGTTGCAGCAGAACCATCCGCACTATCACAGGAGAAACCAACTGAGCAACAGCCCGATATCGCAGAACAAATTGCTCGGATGCGAGAAATTGCCCCCATCGTTGCGGAATATCTCTTAGTACTTAATAGTACAGCATTTAAAGGTAATAAATACTCGGCGATAATTGAAAATAACCAACTAACCCTGATACGTAACAGTGATGGTATTCAGGTGATGAAAGCTTCCTATACCTCAGAAGAATGGCAACCCGTAGAACCACCACAACTGGGTGATGAAGATATAACACAATTACAAAAACTCATACCTGTAATTCAACAATTGAAAAATAAACATCAGGAAGTCTCTTTAGCAGAGATATAG
- a CDS encoding plasmid mobilization protein, whose protein sequence is MDSKTTTAKKVFQAGRKSKPKPKRTTLVSLRLTESEKEDWEAKAEAAGMGKNLSKFIRYCVERDRIYIAPPVPAINEATYVELGRIGNNINQIAYAINRAVKMGEAIARSAVPEAIAVDPRPEIEALKPLLLEIKQILLGMPENPELPSSEQSTPVANQPEQPEQPDQVVAFPLEKK, encoded by the coding sequence ATGGATAGTAAGACCACTACAGCCAAAAAAGTTTTTCAAGCTGGACGCAAGTCAAAACCCAAACCAAAACGCACAACACTAGTCAGCCTCAGACTAACTGAATCAGAAAAAGAAGATTGGGAAGCCAAAGCCGAAGCTGCTGGTATGGGGAAGAATCTCTCCAAATTTATCCGCTACTGTGTTGAGCGCGATCGCATCTACATTGCTCCCCCAGTACCCGCCATCAACGAAGCGACATACGTAGAACTGGGTCGAATTGGCAATAACATCAACCAAATTGCCTATGCCATCAACCGTGCTGTAAAAATGGGAGAAGCGATTGCGCGGAGCGCAGTGCCGGAGGCAATCGCAGTTGACCCTCGCCCTGAAATTGAAGCCCTCAAACCCTTACTGTTGGAAATAAAGCAGATATTACTGGGAATGCCGGAAAACCCTGAACTACCCTCATCAGAACAATCTACACCTGTGGCTAACCAACCCGAACAACCGGAACAACCCGACCAAGTAGTTGCTTTCCCGCTGGAGAAGAAGTGA